A single Entelurus aequoreus isolate RoL-2023_Sb linkage group LG11, RoL_Eaeq_v1.1, whole genome shotgun sequence DNA region contains:
- the cfap418 gene encoding cilia- and flagella-associated protein 418 isoform X1: MDGDDLDDLLDEVEKKFCRNVSVTVDRPVSSEKDRKCEQDKHGTNKESTHGEQTGNITEDIDALLEELKEEDHGDSPLKRIEQLPKARRAEQMPPCQFGGRKCCPVFLGGSAIPNGVGTATSKSRSCDQLRCTSCDFRVLTFDDWEWDPSCDYLFLRNNMPDHDRLRAKLRKRSGVRAYACQCSWFSAFSLDATDVLLQPQLRWVCGKHLD; encoded by the exons ATGGACGGCGACGACCTCGACGACTTGTTGGACGAAGTGGAAAAAAAGTTTTGCCGCAACGTTTCCGTCACAGTCGACAGACCTGTGAGCTCCGAAAAGGATAGAAAGTGCGAGCAGGACAA ACATGGCACAAACAAGGAGAGCACACATGGCGAGCAGACAGGCAACATCACTGAGGACATTGACGCTCTCCTGGAAGAATTAAAGGAGGAAGACCACGGAGATTCCCCTTTAAAAAGG ATTGAGCAGCTTCCTAAAGCACGTCGAGCAGAGCAGATGCCACCTTGTCAATTCGGAGGGAGAAA GTGCTGTCCCGTCTTCCTGGGAGGGAGCGCCATCCCTAACGGAGTGGGAACAGCCACATCCAAAAG CAGGTCATGTGACCAACTGAGATGTACGTCCTGCGACTTCCGGGTGCTGACGTTTGACGACTGGGAGTGGGACCCGTCTTGTGATTACCTTTTCCTGCG GAACAACATGCCGGACCACGACAGGCTCCGAGCCAAATTGCGGAAGAGGAGCGGGGTCCGTGCGTACGCCTGCCAGTGCAGCTGGTTCTCCGCGTTCTCTCTGGACGCCACGGACGTCCTGCTGCAGCCTCAGCTCAGATGGGTGTGTGGCAAACACCTGGACTGA
- the cfap418 gene encoding cilia- and flagella-associated protein 418 isoform X2: MDGDDLDDLLDEVEKKFCRNVSVTVDRPVSSEKDRKCEQDKHGTNKESTHGEQTGNITEDIDALLEELKEEDHGDSPLKRIEQLPKARRAEQMPPCQFGGRKCCPVFLGGSAIPNGVGTATSKRSCDQLRCTSCDFRVLTFDDWEWDPSCDYLFLRNNMPDHDRLRAKLRKRSGVRAYACQCSWFSAFSLDATDVLLQPQLRWVCGKHLD; the protein is encoded by the exons ATGGACGGCGACGACCTCGACGACTTGTTGGACGAAGTGGAAAAAAAGTTTTGCCGCAACGTTTCCGTCACAGTCGACAGACCTGTGAGCTCCGAAAAGGATAGAAAGTGCGAGCAGGACAA ACATGGCACAAACAAGGAGAGCACACATGGCGAGCAGACAGGCAACATCACTGAGGACATTGACGCTCTCCTGGAAGAATTAAAGGAGGAAGACCACGGAGATTCCCCTTTAAAAAGG ATTGAGCAGCTTCCTAAAGCACGTCGAGCAGAGCAGATGCCACCTTGTCAATTCGGAGGGAGAAA GTGCTGTCCCGTCTTCCTGGGAGGGAGCGCCATCCCTAACGGAGTGGGAACAGCCACATCCAAAAG GTCATGTGACCAACTGAGATGTACGTCCTGCGACTTCCGGGTGCTGACGTTTGACGACTGGGAGTGGGACCCGTCTTGTGATTACCTTTTCCTGCG GAACAACATGCCGGACCACGACAGGCTCCGAGCCAAATTGCGGAAGAGGAGCGGGGTCCGTGCGTACGCCTGCCAGTGCAGCTGGTTCTCCGCGTTCTCTCTGGACGCCACGGACGTCCTGCTGCAGCCTCAGCTCAGATGGGTGTGTGGCAAACACCTGGACTGA
- the cfap418 gene encoding cilia- and flagella-associated protein 418 isoform X3 — MDGDDLDDLLDEVEKKFCRNVSVTVDRPVSSEKDRKHGTNKESTHGEQTGNITEDIDALLEELKEEDHGDSPLKRIEQLPKARRAEQMPPCQFGGRKCCPVFLGGSAIPNGVGTATSKSRSCDQLRCTSCDFRVLTFDDWEWDPSCDYLFLRNNMPDHDRLRAKLRKRSGVRAYACQCSWFSAFSLDATDVLLQPQLRWVCGKHLD, encoded by the exons ATGGACGGCGACGACCTCGACGACTTGTTGGACGAAGTGGAAAAAAAGTTTTGCCGCAACGTTTCCGTCACAGTCGACAGACCTGTGAGCTCCGAAAAGGATAGAAA ACATGGCACAAACAAGGAGAGCACACATGGCGAGCAGACAGGCAACATCACTGAGGACATTGACGCTCTCCTGGAAGAATTAAAGGAGGAAGACCACGGAGATTCCCCTTTAAAAAGG ATTGAGCAGCTTCCTAAAGCACGTCGAGCAGAGCAGATGCCACCTTGTCAATTCGGAGGGAGAAA GTGCTGTCCCGTCTTCCTGGGAGGGAGCGCCATCCCTAACGGAGTGGGAACAGCCACATCCAAAAG CAGGTCATGTGACCAACTGAGATGTACGTCCTGCGACTTCCGGGTGCTGACGTTTGACGACTGGGAGTGGGACCCGTCTTGTGATTACCTTTTCCTGCG GAACAACATGCCGGACCACGACAGGCTCCGAGCCAAATTGCGGAAGAGGAGCGGGGTCCGTGCGTACGCCTGCCAGTGCAGCTGGTTCTCCGCGTTCTCTCTGGACGCCACGGACGTCCTGCTGCAGCCTCAGCTCAGATGGGTGTGTGGCAAACACCTGGACTGA
- the LOC133659841 gene encoding programmed cell death protein 7-like isoform X1, with protein MDWTYRGDAVGERPHSSFGGDHLDSTYTASNYAPDAARHGYAVAQWTPSPGGDVSSPGFPYAFPPPFPPPPTSHAANQQPPPSGFFPNTYAAPTRPPFVPSFSWTPQNSQRVDVAVCPVDEATVQRKQDEEWLAHFLRNTSRVAKDAKTPLSGPDLKDVLREASLLVSGLSDACQSLKDNLDDNGVWAVAYGDALRLKADMQSKLSSLAERSEVHKRKMRDRRARRLRSRKLAAMERAAREMRMAEKEGAIDKWRMRRVHQVEEKKKQRELKMAADAVLSEVRKKQSDIKRMQDVLKSLEKLRRLRKDAALRKGIATEPEAEAAFQSQLEALRRVTKTRTAIYTVEEKALMVMLDSRQEEQRRELRKKDREKRLHAQQQADAMLFGEPVCADAALQAFTDYYTQSESSLHALLQVRRQWDVFLVGEGSHHEGNAIPQGWVLPEAPSHPAWASALV; from the coding sequence ATGGATTGGACGTACCGAGGCGACGCTGTGGGGGAGCGCCCACACTCGTCATTCGGTGGCGACCACTTGGACTCTACATACACGGCAAGCAACTACGCCCCGGACGCCGCCCGGCATGGTTACGCGGTGGCACAGTGGACGCCGTCCCCGGGAGGCGACGTGTCCTCTCCCGGGTTTCCGTACGCCTTCCCTCCTCCTTTCCCGCCGCCACCGACGAGCCACGCCGCTAATCAACAACCTCCTCCTTCAGGCTTCTTTCCAAACACCTACGCGGCGCCAACACGTCCGCCGTTTGTCCCCAGTTTCAGTTGGACGCCGCAAAACAGCCAACGGGTGGACGTTGCCGTTTGTCCTGTGGATGAAGCGACTGTGCAGAGGAAGCAGGATGAAGAATGGCTGGCTCACTTCCTGCGGAACACGTCTCGTGTGGCGAAGGATGCAAAGACGCCGCTGTCGGGTCCTGACCTCAAAGATGTCCTACGGGAGGCGTCTCTTCTGGTGTCCGGGCTGTCGGACGCCTGCCAGTCCCTTAAGGACAACCTGGACGATAACGGCGTGTGGGCTGTTGCCTACGGCGACGCCTTACGTTTGAAGGCCGACATGCAAAGCAAACTGTCAAGCCTGGCGGAACGCTCCGAAGTCCACAAGCGGAAGATGCGAGATAGGAGAGCGCGGCGCCTGAGAAGCAGGAAGCTGGCTGCGATGGAGCGAGCGGCGAGAGAGATGCGCATGGCGGAGAAAGAGGGCGCCATTGACAAGTGGAGGATGAGGCGGGTCCACCAGGTGGAGGAGAAGAAAAAGCAGCGTGAGCTGAAGATGGCCGCCGACGCCGTCCTCTCCGAGGTGCGCAAGAAGCAAAGCGACATCAAGCGCATGCAGGACGTGCTCAAGTCCCTGGAGAAGCTGCGCCGGCTCAGGAAAGACGCGGCTCTGAGGAAAGGCATCGCCACCGAGCCGGAGGCCGAGGCGGCGTTCCAAAGCCAGCTGGAGGCGCTGCGGCGCGTGACCAAGACCAGGACGGCCATCTACACGGTGGAGGAGAAGGCGCTGATGGTGATGCTGGACAGCAGGCAGGAGGAGCAGAGGAGGGAGCTGAGGAAGAAGGACCGCGAGAAGCGGCTGCACGCGCAGCAGCAGGCGGACGCCATGTTGTTCGGGGAGCCGGTGTGCGCCGACGCCGCCCTGCAGGCCTTCACCGACTACTACACGCAGTCCGAGTCCTCGCTGCACGCCTTGCTTCAAGTGAGGCGGCAGTGGGACGTCTTCTTGGTGGGCGAGGGCTCGCATCACGAAGGGAACGCCATACCTCAGGGATGGGTCCTCCCCGAGGCCCCGTCACACCCCGCATGGGCCTCCGCTTTAGTCTGA